The Dyadobacter sp. 676 DNA window ATAATCTGGCAATCAATTTTTCTTTGACAGTAAGCCGGATCGTTTCAGAACTACTGGTCAACTGGGATAGCAAAAGTTGTTCTATATCACTGCTAACATACTTGCTTTGCGGGTTGGATGCCAAAGCAATCACCGCGCTTTGCAGTTCCACGGCGGAAGCTTTGCTGGATACGAATGCGTTTGCACCAAGCCGGATATAAAAATGGATGTCCAGTAGTTCCTCGCCCAAATCTACCAGGATACTCAGGTCAGGAAAATCCTCTCTGATGCGCTTGATCAAATAGACGGTCTTACTATCCTGGGTAGATACCGCATCCAGGATCATTATTTCAAAATTGTGCTGGCGAATAATAAGATCGGCTTGTTGAAGGGAGTTTGCATCGAAGAAAATTGCCAGCGGAAACCTGGCAGCTATCGTTGACCGCACTCCCAAAGAAAAAACAGGGTTGTCGGAAATCATCAGAATATTCATTTCAATAAAATGGGTCGTAAGTAGGGTTATTTAT harbors:
- a CDS encoding LuxR C-terminal-related transcriptional regulator, encoding MNILMISDNPVFSLGVRSTIAARFPLAIFFDANSLQQADLIIRQHNFEIMILDAVSTQDSKTVYLIKRIREDFPDLSILVDLGEELLDIHFYIRLGANAFVSSKASAVELQSAVIALASNPQSKYVSSDIEQLLLSQLTSSSETIRLTVKEKLIARLLVSSRSRNEIAQTVGINPNSVSNYKRIIFEKLRVASIPQLKAKMQIDSERV